DNA sequence from the Daphnia pulex isolate KAP4 chromosome 8, ASM2113471v1 genome:
GGATTCAGACAGCGACATCGAGAAAAACATTATTGCCGACAACAAAATAACGCCTTCCGAGGATGAAGATGGTGTTCATCTTAATGAATtacaataaagaaataaaaaaaatagagaaaaacatAATAATCACCAGTAGCATTGACCATTTGGCTTTATGCAGATTTTGCCATTCTTGTCTGTTTAGTGATTATTGCTATTCTTGCCTGTTTAGTGATTTTGCCATTCTTGTCTGTTTAGTGATTTTTGCCATTCTTGCCTGTTTAGTGATTTCGCcattcttttctgtttagTGATTTTTGCCATTCTTGCCTGTTTAGTGATTTTTGCCATTCTTGCCTGTTTAGTGATTTAGACCATTCTTGCCTGTTCAGCGATCTTATATGTAGTAATGTTGTTCTTTTAATCTTACATGTAGTGATGTTGTGCTTTGCCAATGTTTAAAGATCACGCCCCTTCCCAGTTTGGAACATCTCCAAGCGGGGGAGGAGTGTAATGTTTATTCACAACATATCGCAAAGCCATTGACAAGTTCTCACACTTGTTGATGCGTTTACCATACGCATCTTCTCAATTGCTTTAACAGGCATGGCTACCATCAGACAAGCCATCGCCCGTCACCCCGTATATAAACCGAACATTCGATTCATTTGGGGTCTCGCTTGTACGGTCACTTGCTTGTTGCTTGTAATCGTGTTACAGTTGTCTTGGTTGTTCCGACTCTCAATACACCTTTAACCGCATCTCTCGTATTGACTTCTTTGACTCATCATCACATTGGTATGATGTTGctctaaaaaagagaaaagaagagagtcCATTTTTAGTCAGTCGTATTTGGGCTCTTCGAAAAACTTGTCCGGAGAACTACCTTGGCTGACTTGGAGCGCGTCTTTGTGTGAtccttttcttattgttgAACCTAACCGTTTTGTGTTGTGTTAAATCTTTGACTAGTTCTTTCCCCTTTGGTCCCGTGGGTGACAAGGTGCGGCGTGTGAGCGTTCACCCGCGGGACTGGTACTGGGAGTTTGGCTTATTTAACTAATTAAGCAACCTTCAAGCCTCAGCACTGTTGGTGACCAAATCATCTTGTATGAGTAAGAAGACCGCCAAGCAGGGCCATCGTTCCGGTGTTCTCTGTATTCCCATTGCCCTCTTCTGCCAagtttttataaaattcataaaaaatatatttcacgCAAAATGAACGTttttacaaacaaattaaGCAATTCTAAAACCAACTTGAAATAAGCAATTCTTTGGCTTTAATCGCCAgtacttaaaaataaatatttccaagttaaagcaaacaaagaaaatcaaatcgtgAAAGTAAAATGGCCATGCCGCTGACCagtcaattttaaaatattgtactaattttaaaatgtgagAATACTTGCTGCATGAAAACTGAACAAACATTATGAGGCCAAAGCAAGCTGTCAATATGGCAGCGGTGCCGAAACAGACAAATACAGtgctgaaactgaaaaaagtgGTGCCGAACTCGACGGAACTGCTGGGCcgaaaaaaagtgccgaaactgGTGGGAACCTCGCAAACAGGAGAGGGTACGCGTCAGTCACTTTCTCTATGGAACCCCTTTCCATATAAATGGTTCTACCATGCCATGACTGTTGTCAGTGTAGTGGCCTTCATTCATAAGGAAAAGGGGgtcacacaattttttttttaaatccaccTGAactttaaagtaaaattaagaaataattcaCGGCACACGGAGAAGGGCTATAGAAAATTATGATGTTGACAGATCCAGCAGAGGCTTCTCTACACCCTGGCCTTGCCCTTACTCCCAAGTCGACTTTGTCCCTGATGTCACGAGCAGAACTCTCTCTTGTAGCTGTACGGGTACTGACACAGTCGTTAATACACCCAAGTAAAGAACCTAACAGATGTAAAGTCGAAAAATTATTGCATATACCCGAAAATACGTGTGTGTGAACTGTGAAGCACGTAAAGTCGTAAACAGTAGGGAAACGTGAAAATGTCGATCACCTTCCACTGGCGGACGACCTGACCCCTACCGGCAAGCAGGAACATCGATTCAGACGATTCTTCTCTGGCTTATGGAATTGAGTGTCGTCAGGGGTTCGTTAAGTGACAAAGCGAAAAAGCACGGCGTTATGCCCAATAAGCATTGTCGAATGTCATGTGACCATCCCTTTTCACCAATGAGGGGTTATAAGGCGCGCGCAAAATCGTGCTACCTTTCACGTCAGTGCCTTGAATGCCTGCGATgaaaggggaagaaagggttattttttcaaattaaaaaaaattaaaaaaatggcaactCCACCTCCCATGTGTGATGAAGGTGCCATACACTGCCGTAGGCCTACTCTAACAAAGGAGAATGAAAGTCTTTCCCACTTTTTTGTTAGTCTTAcaccagagctatagactcctggtcgcttcacggctgtgttggcttccctatcccggtttcagggtaaaagtaagccgatttggaaactttaaaaagcgcctctagtgagtgtgtcagctactacgctcagctacttttgtgagcctagatggctctttttaacGTTTCCACTTCACTATTCTGACAGGCTCCGCCCTAAAATCTCTTAAAATCGGCTTACTTTTACCCTTATAGAGTAGTCCATGGACAACGACTTGGTAACTAGAACTAGAACTTAAGTTGGTCGCTAGGGAATGGAAGCCCAAAACCGCCACTTTttcaatataataatgattttcaaaatatcattacataaaacagaaaagaatatataaaaaacaaattcaatataaaactgaaaaaagtattatataaaaaccaaaaagagtgtaatataaaaaacaaaaagttgatataaaaagcaaaaaaagtcaatataaaacccaaaaaaaagtcaatatatataaaaaatattcaatatatataaaaaaaattcaatataaaaactgaaaatgtattatattaaaaccaaaaagaatataatataaaaaaacaaaaagttgatataaaaagcaaaaaaaagtcaatataaaacccaaaaaaagttcaatatatAATCCAAAAAAGGTCTATATAAAAACAGCAGCCACCTAGCGATCAAAAGAATCACTTCATGCCACATCTCCACCCCCTTAATAACCAGTTTGAATCCAGTAGTACAAACGGGGATTCTTGCGCGATAAACGCGTATTTGAGCATTTATTTAATCACATAATTAAAAACGAGCAATCGCTTAACTAACGCTACTTAATGCGCGTCGctctaaattattattttttaaaatgtaattcgAAGTAAAACGACTGTGGCTGACTGCGGCGACTGGTCAGACGAGTAACGCGAGCCCGTCCGTTTTTTCCAGCGGTTATCGCTGGTCCGTTTGCTATTTTAGCACTGCCGCCCGTCGACTGTTTTCGGTGGCTCATTATAAGCGAAAAATAatccattcaaatgttttgcgcTAAGCGCGCGTTGCGCTAGCGATTGGTTTGCAATAAACTTGCGCGCGATGCGCTATATTTAGCGCAATTCATTGCATCTCATTTTTACGAAACGCGCAAGCGCTTCgttaattaaagtaaatggttccggaaaagaaaaccattgCGCGACTGGACGAGTAGCGCGTGCCCGTCCATTATTTCAGCGCTTATCACGAGTCAGTTTACTTGTCGTAGCGCTTATCGTCGCCCGTCCGCTGTTTAATAAGGCGACTCGCTGTGCACGGGTTATGCGCGTTTTGTAAATAATACGCATCTTGCGCGCGACACGCTAAATTTTGAGcattttatttaatctttaattaaaaaacgcaCAAGCGCTTAAATAATTTGAGCGCTTATTTCTGGTTCTTCAAGCTGTGTTAGCGCTATCGCCCGTCCGCTGTTTTCAGCGGCTCATTAtgcgaaaaataattaaaacacattttcattctagatctagcgctaaaTAAACGCGCATGGCGCTAGTGATCTATTTGCGATTTACTTGCGCGCGATGCGCTAAATTATTTAGCGCAATTCATTCAATCGTAGCATTTTATGAAACGCGTAAGCGTTTCGTTAATTTAACTAAATGgttcaggaaaagaaaaccattgCGTGACTGGCTTCATTATTTCAGCGCTTATCACGAGTAAATTCGCTTGTCGTAGCGCTTATCGTCGTCCGTCCGCTGTTTAAGGCGGCTCGCTGCGCAAAACAATGTCAAAGTTCTAGCGCTGCGAAATCATAAACTCGCTTATGATAAACTTAAGATTAACTTGCGCTCAATGCGCTAAATAGTCGGATTAAGTTCATCACATAAATTACGAAGCGCGCATATAATttgctaaaataaatatttagcgaTAGATCTAGCGCAAAATATATtgacttcattatttttcgcgctaaatatttatttttgctagTTATTTGCgtttgtaaattatttaatgaatttaaatgcGCTTAATTTGACGCATTGCCTGCAAGTAAATCTTTAGTTAATTATTAGCGCAATGGGCGCTTAAGAAAGAAAGCGCTACATCTAGCGCGaactatttaaaatgtttggcCCAGCGAGCCGTGTAAAACTTTGGACGGACGACGATTAGCGCTAATAAGGTAGCGAACGGACTCGCGACAAACGCTAATATGATGTACGGGCGCACGCTTCTCGTCCCGTCTCGTCCATTTGCGGTAATCGTTTACCCTTtcgcaacattttattaaaattaacgAAACGCTTGCGCGTTTCCTAAATAatgcaatgaaataaattgccCTAAATATAGCGAATCACGCGCAAGTTTATCGCAAACACATAGCTAGTCCCACGATCGCTTcgatagcgctagatctagcgcgaaacatttcaattaattatttttcacgcaATGATCCGCCGAAAACAGCGGAAGGAGCAGCGGAAATAGCGGACGGGCTCGCATTACTCGTCTAACCAGTCAGCGCAGTGGTTTCCCTTTGCATTcaatacaaacaaataatttagagCCATTCGCATTAAGTAGCGTTATTTAAGCGCTttcgcttttttaaatataggaTTAAATAATACGCTCAAATTGAGCACATATCGCGCAATAAGcgttaaacatttattttatcgcTTGCGTGTTTCGTAAGCTATAAACGGACTCGAGACAAGCGCTAAAATTATCAACGGGTGTGCGCAACTTGTCCAGTCGCCGCAATCGTTTTACCTGTCGcatttattacttttattaacgAAGCGCTTGGGCGTTTCGTAAAtaatacaatgaaataaattgcgctaaatatatatttagcgcaTCGCGCGCAAGTTTATCGCAAACCAATTGCTAGCGCAACGCGCGCTTATTGCAAATCATTTGAATGGCTTATTAGCTTATAATGAGCCGCCGAAAACAGCGAACGGGCGACAGCGCTAAAATAGCAAACGGACCAGCGATAAgcgcttttaaaaaatcggacGGGCTCACGTTACTCGTCTGACCAGTCGCCGCAGTCAGCCGCAGTCGTTTTACTTCgcttgacatttaaaaaaataaaaatttagagCGACGCGCATTAGGTAGCGTTATTTAAGCGCttgctcgtttttttattttgtgattaaATGCCCGTTTGTACTACTGGATTCAAACTGGCTATAAAGGGGGTGGAGATGTGGcatgaagtaattattttgaccgctaggtggctgccgtttttatattgaacttttttgggattatatattgaactttttgggggttttatattgacttttttttgctttttatatcaactttttgttttttatattacactcttcttggtttttatataatacttttttcagttttatattgaatttgttttttatatattcttttctgttttatataatgatattttgaaaatcattattatattgaaAAAGTGGCGGTTTTGGGCTTCCTTAGTGAAATTAACCCAACCCGACAGGCTTTAACACGGCGAGGGaaagagtcccgtccttagggctgtggcccgggcgatgaaaacccgggccaccgcccgggctgaacgaaaaaaaacccaacccgactcgacccaccgaggcattttttttaacggggcggGCGACGGGTTGAACCCCCGGGCCCGCGGGCCAACCCGagcggtggcgccatctagtagtcaaATAGAGAAGCTCGTTATTCTCTATGCCTGCGGCCTCAAAATATTGCCGCCAAATGCTCTACGATAATTTCGTAGCATGAAAAGTAAGATAAGTGGTAGAAAAGGGCGTTCAGGGGTGTTCAGAAGACAGAATTGACGTGtcactgttggaagaagaagataattaagaaatttagggattttttttaagtttgtaaaaaaaaagtgtgtttgacCCGATTTTTTACCCGGGCCGTTACCCGACcggtataaattttttgacccatgggtTGGCCCGGGCCAAACCCGGTCACTCAGTTGGCCCAACCCGCTACGacccgcggaagaagaaaaacccgtctaaaaaacccattaaaaaaaaacccgctaAAAACgtcccgggccacagccctaccCGTCCTCTTAAatagagtagtccatggcCTGGTTATAAACTGTATGTGGTTTTGCTGTTTCGACTTCAcgattgttttcaattttctagaCAAGAACAGTAACTAGTCATTTCAGGTTAGATTTACTGGTGTCGATGCTTGATGGTGTCATGGGAAAGGAgcagaattaatttttgaattaattttaatgacACAGTTTGAGTATTGACACACTTGaaaattgaagtaaaaatcttcattattatttaacatATTCATTACGGTTTCATATTTGTTTCATAACAGgttttaagaagaagaattctgGAAGTGATTGATAATAACGTTATCATTTCTGTGTTGTTCAGTTCAACGCAAACAAGGAAGAAAACTATAACAACTTATATCCTCATGCGATCCGCTGTTAGTGCAATTTTGTCATCTCCAGCTCCTGAGTCAAATATGTCTCACCCAGATTATAGACAAGTAAACAATtatgttaaaaaatatgaaaatacatctcatttccaattttaattCCAGACAGCCCATGATCATGCTTCCTTATTAATTATGGTGAGGCATCTTGGGTCAAAGCTCAACACCAGAAACTTTTCTAGACTCTATGAACGAATATCAAGGCAAAACAGTTTTAGGATTAAAGATAGCTCAGGAAGTGTGAGAAATATTTCAGCCCGCTATGTAAGATCCTATCCTATTGAAAACAACGAATGGGGAGATTTCCAGGTGAGTTATATTTTGGAACAtaaattttcacaatttttataGACCTTGGAATTTAGACCCATCGTAGAGTTCTTGGCCTTATTTGTGTTGGTGAATGCTCAAACACACAGGAAGTGAGTGAACTGAGCAAAATTCATGAATCTTTAAGATCAAAATTCAGTGGAACTTTGTATGATTCATGCTGCCTTTTTCTGGGGCTACAACATGATGGTAAGTGATAGAATTTGGTTTTCAAATTATGTTATCTTGAGATAAGTTATAAAGGTTAAGTGTTTCCTATTTAATTTTGTTCTGTCTGTTGAAAGGTACACCTTATGTGTCGTCAGTTTCAGAAGCTTCTCCAAACGAGAAACAGCAGCTAGAGCTCTCCAAAGATCCTGAGCATTCAACCTTGCCAATGAAAAATCACAACACACAGATAGAAATACCTTCTTTAACTGATAAAGAAAGGGCAATTACTTGTGACATCAGTCACCAAGATAGTTTTAATGAAACATCAACATCTACAAACTATGATAACATCAGTAAAGTTGTATCTCATCCATCTCGTACTCTCTATTATCCTAGTCTTGACAAATGTGTCACTCTAGAAGCAGATTTACAGGTACTATAACTTGAAGTGCTAAAGCTTTTGATTTCAGTTCATTCTAATTTAGTTTGTTGTGTCAggattttgtttcttcccttttttgggtATTGGAATCGAAAAGGCTTGTATCGATCAGCAACATCGACAAGGAAAAGCAGCCGTTTTTGTGCGCACCATTCGAACGAAAGGATTTAATTGgtattaaaaacatttttaggaTAACCCAGGTGACATATTGTGTTATCCCTCTCTCAGGAATGGATTTAGAATCTCGAACTCATCGAAAACGTTGTGTTGGTCGATGGAGAAAGCAAGTAGGAGATTTATCTCTTCAGGCAGGTTTGTTATCCGAAGCACTTGAACAGTATCAGGCGGCAGCGGATGTCCTTAGACCTGCGAATGATTGGTactgaaagaaatttaattttctaccAAGTTAGTAGATGATTCGTTTAATGTTCAATAGGCTTTGGCTGGCTGGATCTTTTGAAGGACTTTGCGCTGCATCGATCATACTCTTATATCCTCATCTACGGAGGCCCGTCGCCATCCAGAGAAACGGGTCGTTAACGGGGGAAGGATTTAATAGTCGAATCAGGTATAAACAACATCGCATATGAgtgtattttaaataataaggGAAATTCCCAAGCTAAGCAATTGTATTACGTAAGAAATGGTGgcaaaaaaccacaaaaaaatattaaaataaaaaacaaaacaaaaaacctttcCTTTGTTTACGTTTCGGCGTGATATACCTTGTACACATATTAATTTCCTTTGAGTTTGCTAAAATTCATCAATACGATTTCCTTCAGGTCAAATTCTTCCGGAGTAGGAGTGCGTTCTCTTCCTCCTGATATTGATTCTAATCACCATTTTTTGAAGAATCGgttgaaattcaaacattCCCTTGGACCGGATGAAGTGATTGAAAAGTACCATGAAGCCGTTGTTCATTACTCCAAGTATCGCAATGCAGGAGTTATAGAAACAGAAGCGTCCATAAAAGCTGTCCATGTACTTATTGAACAggttcgatttttttttttctagttcttTTCAAAAAGCTGACTTTTCTGTTTTGGCAGAGGAAATACCTTTCGGCTGctgaatttttacaaaatgttgtttttatcAACTTACACCTATCTGATGAAGAAAAGGTTTCAGAACTTTCATGTACCATAATTTATCGATTGaattgctttaaaaatatCAGTTCACATTCTAGATTCAGAGATTTACTGCCCTTTCAGAACTCTACAGTCAATTAGGATTTAAACGGAAAAGCTCATTTTTCCGCCGCGTGTCCGCAATGCGTTGTGTTGCCCCAATGACAACAATTCAACCCAACTGGACACTTTGTTATCAGCTTCTTCTTGAGTCTATTGACGGATATAAACTCTCACTGGATCCTGCATTGCTATCTCATggttaacaaattttaatacattttcttcATGTGAATATTATCCTTTTTAAATGCTAACAGAACACGCATGTGGGTGGCACGCGcttcaagttcaaattttacaaGAACTTACCGGGACTGCAAGGCGATTAGGAAATGTTCCATTGGCCATTCGTCATGCTTCTTTGCTTGTTCACTTGCTTTtgatccagcagcaacaagttGGTGCTATTCCAATATTGTCAAGCCAAGAGCAAGCCGAAATGGCTAAGCAGCTTGATCAGCTAGCACAACGCTCAGAAATGCCATTGCATCCTGGGCCACTTGCTCTAGAAAATGGCACCATTATTCCACCGGTGTCCTTAACTCTTTTACCCAAAATTGTTCATTTCAAACTGCAACCACCTGGAGCTGTATTGGCTGCTCAGAGGCTAATGCTCGAAGACGAAATCAACAATGGcccctttttgtttactcCTATTCAGTTTGGGTCTTTCAGAAAGcaaccaacaagaaaaactcTAGTTGAAATGGGTCtgtgattttattattttttaaataaaaaataatttgccaataatttttttcgagttttagATTTTCAATGGGTAGAAGGTGATCATTGCGAAGTATTAATACAAGTTATTAATCCTTCTTCTTATGAATTACGCATTACGAATATGCAATTGTTGACGGAGGATGTAGAGTTCGAGTCAGAATCCAGCTGTATCATTCTCCCTCCAGCTGTTGATCAAAAAACAACTCCCACAGTTATAACTTTGAGTGGTaatgttggtttttcttcatcctGCTATTGTCGTCTTTTCTTCGTGCtaaataaacctttttttttcaggcatTCCACGCAGACCCGGACTTCTCAAAATTGTAGGCTATTCAATGACTGTGCTTGGTTTGAGAAACCACTGCAAATTGAAAAGTGCTATGCCATTAATGGGCagtgcttttttttctattcatgtGGTCCCTGCTTTACCACGATTATCTGTTGAAATCGCATCGCCAAATCAGTAACTTTTTTACATACCGCTGcgcaattatttattatttctaaacTAAATACTAATTGTTTCCATAAATTTTTGTAGTACTTTAATGACCATATCTGAATCTCAATCTGTAGCAACGACTAGTTCAGTACAGTTGTATGCTGGCCAGAGTACGGAGTGTAATCTAACTTTGGTTAATACGAGCAGCGTATCGGTCGAATCTTTTGATTTGGAATTAGTTCATGGTAACAAGTTATCTTCCAGTCAAGTCTTCAGTGTAAGGTAAGCTTTGTAAAAtataactttctttttctttttttttaagttgtttgAATACCTGcccaattattttattcttcatttaCGGTCTTCAGTGTAGATAATTTAAAGGCTCAGCTTCCATGGCAATCTGGTACAGCCGTAAGTGTCACTGTTTACGTCCAAGGCGCgagtgattttattttaccagcTATCACTGATTATCTCTCAAATCTTCATTCGGGGGATGACTCTAACAGTCTCCCAAGCTTATCAGGTATCATTCGTATTCATTATAGATAGCAAAAATAGGGTTGACTATCGTATTTTATGTGATCTAGGTCCACCATCAATATTTTCGCGATTAAGTAATCATACCACAGTTACTTGTTCCCCAAGGAATAAAGCTAAGCGAGCTGAATCACTAGTATCAGTTCGTTCAGGAACATCTAGTGTCAGATCCGGAGGAAGTAGCAACCTTCGTATTATTGAATGTCAGGGCAACAACCATGTTGTTCCTCGCACCGTTGCAGTTCTACTTAAGCTTCAGTATTCTGGAGGACCTGGATATATTGCAGGATTTTGCCGATCAAATGGCGTCGGTTTAACGGTTGAAATTTTGCCATCAGTCATTATTACAAAGTGGGATGTGCTGCCTGCAGAAACTCCTTCGCACTGTTACCTAGTACTCGACATTCTGAACGCAACCCAACACGGTAACgcaatattcttttctttgctaGGTATTAATATAGTTTAAACATTTCAAGAATAATAGATTGACTGCCCGCGATGAAAGTAAAACACATGCTATTATCATTCTGTCCGCCGTAGTTGGACGATaagtaaatttatttgatcttCGCTTTTATTTCAACGATACACACGCTGGTTGAAATTTCACCGCCGTTTCGATACACCatatttaaaatagtttttctgGATGGCGTTGCATCGTCTCGGATGCacgagtttattttttatagcATCTGTGTAATAAATTCTTGGAATGCATATGAGAATGAGAGtagtaatgatttttttaaaacattatttct
Encoded proteins:
- the LOC124200470 gene encoding protein brunelleschi-like isoform X2 → MKNHNTQIEIPSLTDKERAITCDISHQDSFNETSTSTNYDNISKVVSHPSRTLYYPSLDKCVTLEADLQDFVSSLFWVLESKRLVSISNIDKEKQPFLCAPFERKDLIGMDLESRTHRKRCVGRWRKQVGDLSLQAGLLSEALEQYQAAADVLRPANDWLWLAGSFEGLCAASIILLYPHLRRPVAIQRNGSLTGEGFNSRIRSNSSGVGVRSLPPDIDSNHHFLKNRLKFKHSLGPDEVIEKYHEAVVHYSKYRNAGVIETEASIKAVHVLIEQRKYLSAAEFLQNVVFINLHLSDEEKIQRFTALSELYSQLGFKRKSSFFRRVSAMRCVAPMTTIQPNWTLCYQLLLESIDGYKLSLDPALLSHEHACGWHALQVQILQELTGTARRLGNVPLAIRHASLLVHLLLIQQQQVGAIPILSSQEQAEMAKQLDQLAQRSEMPLHPGPLALENGTIIPPVSLTLLPKIVHFKLQPPGAVLAAQRLMLEDEINNGPFLFTPIQFGSFRKQPTRKTLVEMDFQWVEGDHCEVLIQVINPSSYELRITNMQLLTEDVEFESESSCIILPPAVDQKTTPTVITLSGIPRRPGLLKIVGYSMTVLGLRNHCKLKSAMPLMGSAFFSIHVVPALPRLSVEIASPNHTLMTISESQSVATTSSVQLYAGQSTECNLTLVNTSSVSVESFDLELVHGNKLSSSQVFSVSVDNLKAQLPWQSGTAVSVTVYVQGASDFILPAITDYLSNLHSGDDSNSLPSLSGPPSIFSRLSNHTTVTCSPRNKAKRAESLVSVRSGTSSVRSGGSSNLRIIECQGNNHVVPRTVAVLLKLQYSGGPGYIAGFCRSNGVGLTVEILPSVIITKWDVLPAETPSHCYLVLDILNATQHEMELQYSSCKHIAIEALDTCRIPVPVERCPLVKLTHVYTEKDLSPEQQLEKIARICSEHISSLVELKWSLSGVNQTCTSINENIEQNSTKVIKGKASLSGLRIAPSMLDLLHIPPIQLEVELNNEIWSAERTEFICVVGDVLNVTVGLFNALSKFLGPLNLQISVYQDLQNGTFHRRLDTRLLTIGSDHAVLEKMEPNSNYKHCCGIIFFTPGTYKLDVVCSLKISTQNRESKSNLPYDSTNEQHVWKFVPSIEIIVSEPL
- the LOC124200470 gene encoding trafficking protein particle complex subunit 9-like isoform X1; this translates as MRSAVSAILSSPAPESNMSHPDYRQTAHDHASLLIMVRHLGSKLNTRNFSRLYERISRQNSFRIKDSSGSVRNISARYVRSYPIENNEWGDFQTHRRVLGLICVGECSNTQEVSELSKIHESLRSKFSGTLYDSCCLFLGLQHDGTPYVSSVSEASPNEKQQLELSKDPEHSTLPMKNHNTQIEIPSLTDKERAITCDISHQDSFNETSTSTNYDNISKVVSHPSRTLYYPSLDKCVTLEADLQDFVSSLFWVLESKRLVSISNIDKEKQPFLCAPFERKDLIGMDLESRTHRKRCVGRWRKQVGDLSLQAGLLSEALEQYQAAADVLRPANDWLWLAGSFEGLCAASIILLYPHLRRPVAIQRNGSLTGEGFNSRIRSNSSGVGVRSLPPDIDSNHHFLKNRLKFKHSLGPDEVIEKYHEAVVHYSKYRNAGVIETEASIKAVHVLIEQRKYLSAAEFLQNVVFINLHLSDEEKIQRFTALSELYSQLGFKRKSSFFRRVSAMRCVAPMTTIQPNWTLCYQLLLESIDGYKLSLDPALLSHEHACGWHALQVQILQELTGTARRLGNVPLAIRHASLLVHLLLIQQQQVGAIPILSSQEQAEMAKQLDQLAQRSEMPLHPGPLALENGTIIPPVSLTLLPKIVHFKLQPPGAVLAAQRLMLEDEINNGPFLFTPIQFGSFRKQPTRKTLVEMDFQWVEGDHCEVLIQVINPSSYELRITNMQLLTEDVEFESESSCIILPPAVDQKTTPTVITLSGIPRRPGLLKIVGYSMTVLGLRNHCKLKSAMPLMGSAFFSIHVVPALPRLSVEIASPNHTLMTISESQSVATTSSVQLYAGQSTECNLTLVNTSSVSVESFDLELVHGNKLSSSQVFSVSVDNLKAQLPWQSGTAVSVTVYVQGASDFILPAITDYLSNLHSGDDSNSLPSLSGPPSIFSRLSNHTTVTCSPRNKAKRAESLVSVRSGTSSVRSGGSSNLRIIECQGNNHVVPRTVAVLLKLQYSGGPGYIAGFCRSNGVGLTVEILPSVIITKWDVLPAETPSHCYLVLDILNATQHEMELQYSSCKHIAIEALDTCRIPVPVERCPLVKLTHVYTEKDLSPEQQLEKIARICSEHISSLVELKWSLSGVNQTCTSINENIEQNSTKVIKGKASLSGLRIAPSMLDLLHIPPIQLEVELNNEIWSAERTEFICVVGDVLNVTVGLFNALSKFLGPLNLQISVYQDLQNGTFHRRLDTRLLTIGSDHAVLEKMEPNSNYKHCCGIIFFTPGTYKLDVVCSLKISTQNRESKSNLPYDSTNEQHVWKFVPSIEIIVSEPL